A portion of the Desulfobacterales bacterium genome contains these proteins:
- a CDS encoding response regulator yields the protein MKKNRILIVDDSSTVRLGLKRLLSPLNAEIQEAVDGQAAFECAVNGEFELIITDYEMPGMNGCDLCSRLKSHPQTHAVPVIMLSSFDTDAHVSDGYNAGAAAYVSKNDAWHSLNSIAEDVLSRFNTRKRQRIMVVDDSFCIRKIMSNGLARAGYQVLSAQNGKDALNKIAEQRPDLILSDIDMPEMNGLDFCEAIHQNPQWADIPFVAVSACSDRAHMKRMTQYGATAYMVKPINMDQLLILIEKLLSDHFLLLLKEKERLDMERNLMLASITSLISALEARDQYTKGHSESVAAIVSEMVSLSGADKKEIEAATIGARLHDIGKIGVRDNVLLKPGRLEGEEFEHVKQHSVIGANILKSIPSLSDIIPIVLSHHERIDGKGYPHGIKGGSIPLWARMTAVADTYDALTSDRPYRKGMPVDKALQIVEEARGTQLCPDCVALFMKCGFHRKIKK from the coding sequence GTGAAGAAAAATCGTATTTTGATCGTCGATGACAGTTCAACCGTCCGTTTGGGGTTGAAAAGACTATTATCGCCCTTGAATGCCGAGATCCAGGAGGCGGTTGACGGACAGGCCGCTTTTGAATGTGCGGTGAACGGTGAATTCGAATTAATCATTACCGATTATGAAATGCCGGGAATGAACGGATGTGATTTGTGCTCACGGTTAAAGAGCCATCCCCAGACACATGCGGTCCCCGTTATTATGCTCAGTTCTTTTGATACGGATGCGCATGTCAGCGATGGATATAATGCGGGCGCAGCCGCTTATGTCTCAAAAAATGATGCGTGGCACAGTCTGAATTCAATCGCAGAAGATGTGCTGTCCAGATTCAATACACGAAAGCGTCAGCGGATCATGGTCGTAGATGATTCGTTCTGTATCCGTAAAATAATGAGCAACGGTCTGGCCAGGGCAGGATATCAGGTGCTTTCCGCTCAGAACGGAAAGGATGCCCTGAATAAAATTGCTGAACAAAGGCCGGATCTGATTTTGAGTGATATTGATATGCCGGAGATGAACGGTCTGGACTTTTGTGAAGCGATTCATCAGAATCCGCAGTGGGCCGATATTCCTTTCGTAGCCGTCAGCGCCTGTAGTGACCGGGCGCATATGAAGCGGATGACGCAGTACGGGGCGACCGCTTATATGGTCAAGCCCATTAATATGGATCAGTTGTTGATACTGATCGAAAAGCTTCTCTCCGATCATTTCCTTTTGCTGCTCAAGGAAAAGGAACGTCTGGATATGGAGCGGAACCTGATGCTGGCCAGCATCACCAGTCTGATATCGGCGCTGGAGGCACGGGATCAATATACAAAAGGCCATTCCGAGTCGGTCGCGGCTATCGTTTCCGAGATGGTCTCTCTTTCGGGTGCGGACAAAAAAGAAATAGAAGCGGCGACCATAGGGGCCAGATTGCATGATATCGGGAAAATCGGTGTGCGGGATAATGTCCTTCTGAAGCCCGGACGGCTGGAGGGTGAAGAATTTGAGCACGTCAAGCAGCATTCGGTGATTGGCGCCAATATACTCAAATCCATTCCGAGTCTTTCCGATATTATTCCAATTGTTTTATCTCATCATGAACGAATCGATGGTAAGGGGTATCCCCATGGCATTAAAGGGGGCAGCATTCCTCTGTGGGCGAGAATGACCGCTGTGGCCGATACCTATGACGCGTTGACCAGTGACCGGCCGTACCGGAAAGGTATGCCCGTGGACAAGGCGCTCCAGATCGTCGAGGAAGCCAGGGGAACACAGCTTTGCCCGGATTGCGTGGCCCTTTTTATGAAGTGTGGATTCCATCGGAAAATAAAAAAATAG
- a CDS encoding calcium/sodium antiporter translates to MTQHVVLFVVGLFMLYYGAEWLVKGSSGLSRSLGLSPLVIGLTVVAFGTSAPELVVSLVSSIKGKSMIAVGNVVGSNICNIALVLGLSSMVQPIRAHRSVIRRDIPVMLGISLYLLLISINGMIGRVEGATLFAGIIVYTVLNYRSAAEGGAAGRVEDAPGDADGHRMVAGSRLKQSGLVVAGITGVVVGADFLVDSSVAIMKVFGFSEKFIGLTVVALGTSLPELATSVIAAVRKEMDISIGNLVGSNVFNILGVLGTASLVRPIQISGGFFGSGLFIDYLVMMATSFLPWLMMRKTLTVTRKDGLVLISIYAAYVAWLLFKS, encoded by the coding sequence ATGACGCAACATGTTGTGCTGTTCGTAGTTGGCTTGTTCATGCTGTATTACGGGGCCGAGTGGCTGGTTAAGGGCTCATCCGGCCTTTCGAGAAGTCTGGGACTGAGTCCGCTTGTCATCGGCCTGACGGTGGTGGCATTCGGAACCTCAGCGCCTGAGCTGGTGGTCAGTCTTGTTTCCTCGATCAAAGGCAAGAGCATGATCGCCGTGGGAAACGTGGTGGGAAGCAATATTTGTAATATCGCGCTGGTGCTGGGACTGTCATCCATGGTGCAGCCTATCCGGGCTCATCGCTCCGTTATCCGCCGCGATATTCCGGTGATGCTGGGAATTTCCTTATATCTTCTGCTGATTTCGATCAACGGGATGATCGGCAGGGTTGAAGGGGCAACGCTGTTTGCAGGGATCATCGTGTATACCGTTTTGAACTACAGAAGCGCTGCAGAAGGGGGGGCTGCCGGCAGGGTTGAAGACGCTCCGGGTGACGCGGACGGGCACAGGATGGTTGCGGGGTCGAGGCTTAAACAGTCGGGGCTGGTTGTTGCCGGTATTACCGGAGTGGTTGTCGGCGCTGATTTCCTGGTCGATTCGTCGGTGGCCATCATGAAAGTTTTCGGGTTCAGTGAAAAGTTTATCGGCCTGACGGTTGTTGCCCTGGGTACATCACTGCCGGAACTGGCCACCTCTGTGATTGCGGCGGTGAGAAAAGAGATGGATATCAGTATCGGTAATCTGGTGGGCAGCAACGTGTTTAATATTCTCGGTGTTCTTGGCACGGCTTCACTCGTACGGCCGATTCAGATTTCCGGCGGTTTTTTCGGAAGCGGTCTGTTCATCGATTACCTGGTCATGATGGCTACCAGCTTTCTGCCGTGGTTGATGATGAGAAAAACGCTGACAGTGACACGAAAAGACGGCCTGGTCCTGATCAGTATTTATGCCGCCTATGTGGCCTGGCTGTTATTTAAATCCTGA